CCAGCCGAGTAATGGGCCAGCGTCTGAATCGCCAACTGGGCGTCGCGCGTCAGATACTCGCGAATTACTTTGCGGTGACTACCACTGATGATGAACGCATTGTCGAATTCGTGCGAGCCAATCTCGATGTCTTCCATCCCCAGCAGCTTTTTCATCTGCTGCACCAAATCCTGCTGATAGATCTCCAATCGCAAGCGAGGATCGGGAAACGGAATTGTCAGATGAGTGCTACGGCCATGCTTGCCGCGCTTGGTGTAGTGAAGTCTGGCTGTAGTGCCGCCAAGGCGAAACGTAGCCTCGGGATAGCTGAACCAGTTTCCCTCTTGCACACTGCCGCGAAATTGATGGGCCACCGCTTCGAGCGACTGCCGACGATTCGCTTGCGTGAGGGCCGAAATGACGATCACAATCGCCACGAAGGCCATGATGACGACGATGGGAAAAAAGTTATCCACGGTGACAAACAACGAAGAGAGGTTTTTAGCGCGGTTTGCTCGGTCGACCCGGTGGTAATTCATCGCTGGCCGGCGCGGGCTGTGAGATGCCTCGCCGCGGCACCAGATAGATTGTCTCGCGGCAGCCATACGTGGCACAGCCCCCGGCATACTCCCAGCAATCGCGGTGATGCGGCGTCTGGCAACGGCGGCAGACCACGATCTCGCCGAGCATCCGTTCGCCGCAGATATGACAATTCGCCTGATCGATGATCTGCGGCTCATCGCTGGCCACAAACTCGATTCCCTCGCTCTTGGTCAGCAGCAGTTGGTCGTACAGCCCGAGCGACATTTCGACGTAACGTTCCAGGTCGTGCGTGCGCGACGATTCCCAAACCTTGCGAACGACGAGCCAGCCGGGATAAACCAAGACGACGGTTTCGCTGGCGTCGGGGCTCTTGCTCACGCGTTCGAGTTGGACGCGCACGCCAGTGCTAAGTAGCAAGCGCGCTTCGTCGGCCGCTTCGGCCCAGACGGTCCAGCGCGCGCGGAAGTCGTCCCAATCAAATTCGACCTCGGAAAAGTTGCGCAGGTCGACCGCGATTTGCCGCCGCGTCAGCCGTGGGACGAGAGCCACGAAAACATCGATATCGGACCACTGCACGATCATTTCGAGGCATTTGCGCCCCGAGGAGCCGGGCATCGCATAGACGGACAGCCGCGCGTAGGTCGTGCCGTAAGGAATTCGCAGCATGGGATTGCTGAACCAACCGCCGCGGGTGAGAGTGCCGCCGAACCGCTGAGCCACGGCCGCCAAGGCGCTATTCCAGCGCTCGAACCGGGCTGCTGTTTGGCTGAAGACACCAAATGCGGCGAGCACGACCACCAAACCAACCAGCAGTAAAACCCCAATGCACTCCACCGCCACTCCCCTCTCGCAGGCATCGCTGCCTGCAGGGACAACGCCCGAACCCGGCAGGTTCAGCACAGGCGTTGTAAACACGAACCGGG
Above is a window of Anatilimnocola aggregata DNA encoding:
- a CDS encoding RING finger protein, with the protein product MDNFFPIVVIMAFVAIVIVISALTQANRRQSLEAVAHQFRGSVQEGNWFSYPEATFRLGGTTARLHYTKRGKHGRSTHLTIPFPDPRLRLEIYQQDLVQQMKKLLGMEDIEIGSHEFDNAFIISGSHRKVIREYLTRDAQLAIQTLAHYSAGFSPDLYLLVANGSLRITKRANFQTEAELTRFLRLAEQVFTALVASRQTGIEFISPVTTQAPPETQCQVCGESLAEKIVYCTSCQTPHHLDCWQYFGSCSVYACGQKKYRLAKK
- a CDS encoding RING finger protein → MFTTPVLNLPGSGVVPAGSDACERGVAVECIGVLLLVGLVVVLAAFGVFSQTAARFERWNSALAAVAQRFGGTLTRGGWFSNPMLRIPYGTTYARLSVYAMPGSSGRKCLEMIVQWSDIDVFVALVPRLTRRQIAVDLRNFSEVEFDWDDFRARWTVWAEAADEARLLLSTGVRVQLERVSKSPDASETVVLVYPGWLVVRKVWESSRTHDLERYVEMSLGLYDQLLLTKSEGIEFVASDEPQIIDQANCHICGERMLGEIVVCRRCQTPHHRDCWEYAGGCATYGCRETIYLVPRRGISQPAPASDELPPGRPSKPR